The Stappia sp. genome window below encodes:
- a CDS encoding L,D-transpeptidase, whose amino-acid sequence MGRLVWGMVALYLAIGIALWSAPVFASPEVVHFADARVAPGTILVKNRERRLYLVQRGGTALRYPVAVGKRGKAWVGRTYINGMHVRPAWSPPAAVKRDLPHLPDVIPGGAPNNPMGVAAMTLAGGEYAIHGTNRPGLIGRAVSYGCIRMRNSDIADLFRRVRVNTPVIVVN is encoded by the coding sequence ATGGGCCGGCTTGTCTGGGGAATGGTCGCGCTGTATCTGGCGATCGGGATCGCCTTGTGGTCGGCACCCGTCTTTGCGTCGCCGGAGGTGGTGCATTTCGCCGACGCGCGCGTCGCGCCCGGCACCATCCTGGTCAAGAACCGGGAACGCCGGCTCTATCTCGTCCAGCGCGGCGGCACCGCGCTGCGCTACCCCGTTGCTGTCGGCAAGCGCGGCAAGGCCTGGGTCGGACGGACCTATATCAATGGCATGCATGTGCGTCCCGCCTGGTCGCCGCCGGCGGCCGTGAAGCGCGATCTGCCGCATTTGCCCGACGTGATCCCCGGCGGCGCGCCGAACAACCCGATGGGCGTCGCCGCGATGACGCTGGCCGGCGGCGAATATGCGATCCACGGCACCAACCGGCCGGGCCTCATCGGCCGCGCCGTGTCCTACGGCTGCATTCGCATGCGCAACTCCGATATCGCCGATCTCTTCCGCCGGGTGCGGGTGAACACGCCGGTGATCGTCGTCAACTGA
- a CDS encoding Lrp/AsnC family transcriptional regulator, protein MSEKSLLDPSDIRVLQILQRDASLSIADVAREAGMSQTPCWRRIKKLKENGVIRQVVAVVDREAVGLNFVAYAFVKLAVPSRENMETFDKYLERWPEVVICERVTGAVDYLIKVVTRDIKAYDDFLRLKLLDNTLVSDVQSRIVVNTVKETVALPLRET, encoded by the coding sequence ATGAGCGAAAAATCCCTTCTCGACCCCTCGGACATCCGCGTCCTGCAGATTCTCCAGCGCGACGCATCGCTGTCGATCGCCGATGTCGCCCGCGAGGCCGGCATGAGCCAGACGCCCTGCTGGCGACGGATCAAGAAGCTGAAGGAGAACGGCGTCATCCGTCAGGTGGTCGCCGTCGTCGACCGCGAGGCGGTGGGCCTGAACTTCGTCGCCTATGCCTTCGTCAAGCTCGCCGTGCCGAGCCGGGAGAACATGGAGACCTTCGACAAGTATCTGGAGCGTTGGCCCGAGGTGGTGATCTGCGAACGCGTCACCGGCGCCGTCGACTACCTGATCAAGGTCGTGACCCGTGACATCAAGGCCTATGACGATTTTCTGAGACTGAAGCTCCTGGACAACACGCTCGTCTCCGACGTGCAGTCGCGCATCGTGGTCAACACGGTGAAGGAAACCGTCGCCCTGCCGCTGCGCGAGACCTGA
- a CDS encoding YeeE/YedE thiosulfate transporter family protein, whose translation MLSLSRRSWSPYVAGVIIGLLQIPAFLLVDTALGASSSFVTAGGWLAALVDPAASEIAYFSKYMVSEKYFWQSALVAGIALGAWLSSSVSGSRRAGFSPAWTRMTGVTSLAGRMAWGFAGGFVLLLGARIAGGCTSGHGISGMAQLAVGSTVAVAAMFAGGILTAALFKKV comes from the coding sequence ATGTTGTCACTCTCCAGGCGAAGCTGGTCGCCCTATGTGGCCGGCGTGATCATCGGCCTGCTGCAGATCCCGGCCTTTCTGCTCGTCGACACCGCGCTCGGCGCGTCGTCCTCCTTCGTCACGGCGGGCGGCTGGCTCGCCGCCCTCGTCGATCCGGCCGCGTCCGAGATCGCCTATTTCTCCAAGTACATGGTGTCGGAAAAATACTTCTGGCAGTCGGCGCTGGTCGCCGGCATCGCGCTGGGCGCGTGGCTGTCGTCCAGCGTGTCCGGCTCGCGTCGCGCGGGCTTTTCGCCGGCCTGGACGCGGATGACCGGGGTCACGTCGCTGGCCGGCCGCATGGCCTGGGGGTTTGCCGGCGGCTTCGTGCTTCTGCTCGGCGCGCGCATTGCCGGAGGCTGCACGTCCGGACACGGCATCTCCGGCATGGCGCAGCTTGCCGTCGGGTCGACGGTCGCCGTTGCGGCGATGTTCGCCGGCGGCATCCTGACCGCCGCCCTGTTCAAGAAGGTTTGA
- a CDS encoding CidA/LrgA family protein yields MLGALTVILSCQLIGEILVAASGAPVPGPVVGMVLLFAGLMVRGRIPDALARVGDALLTNLALLFVPAGVGVVLHLGLLGREGLAITVSLLVSTLVTIAVTALVMRWSLRGDGGPTDVSVEPAKDEDR; encoded by the coding sequence ATGCTGGGTGCGCTGACGGTCATTTTGAGCTGCCAGCTGATCGGCGAGATCCTGGTGGCGGCGAGCGGGGCGCCGGTGCCGGGGCCGGTGGTCGGCATGGTGCTGCTGTTCGCCGGGCTGATGGTGCGCGGACGCATCCCGGACGCACTCGCCCGGGTCGGCGACGCGCTGCTCACCAATCTCGCCCTGCTGTTCGTGCCGGCCGGCGTCGGGGTCGTGCTGCATCTCGGGCTGCTGGGGCGCGAGGGGCTGGCGATCACGGTGTCGCTGCTGGTCTCGACACTCGTCACCATCGCCGTCACGGCGCTCGTCATGCGCTGGAGCTTGCGCGGGGACGGCGGTCCGACCGATGTCTCGGTCGAGCCCGCGAAAGACGAGGACCGGTGA
- a CDS encoding YeeE/YedE thiosulfate transporter family protein, giving the protein MSIAWLVLLGLTMGLVFGVALEKSRVMEPGVLVGQFQFRNFTMLKMFLAATITGLVALAVLNGAFGVALHPKTFALGPVLVGGLILGVGIALAGACPGTALAQAGAGYRDAWAVIAGGIGGAIVFGYFKAPIDAALDWGSFGKITFADLLPVPFWALALGFAAVLAVGLAVLERLVPWQADMDKAEDMLGDPSRSDGGARPAPAE; this is encoded by the coding sequence ATGTCGATTGCCTGGCTCGTCCTGCTCGGCCTGACCATGGGCCTCGTCTTCGGCGTGGCGCTGGAGAAGAGCCGCGTGATGGAACCCGGCGTTCTCGTCGGCCAGTTCCAGTTCCGCAACTTCACCATGCTGAAGATGTTTCTCGCCGCCACCATCACGGGGCTGGTGGCGCTGGCGGTGCTGAACGGCGCGTTCGGGGTCGCCTTGCATCCCAAGACCTTCGCGCTCGGTCCCGTCCTCGTCGGCGGGCTGATCCTGGGGGTGGGCATCGCGCTCGCCGGCGCGTGCCCCGGCACCGCGCTCGCGCAGGCCGGAGCCGGCTATCGCGACGCCTGGGCGGTGATCGCCGGCGGTATCGGCGGCGCGATTGTCTTCGGCTATTTCAAGGCGCCCATCGACGCCGCGCTCGACTGGGGCTCCTTCGGCAAGATCACCTTCGCCGATCTTCTGCCGGTGCCCTTCTGGGCGCTGGCGCTGGGCTTTGCGGCCGTGCTCGCCGTCGGTCTCGCGGTGCTGGAGCGGCTGGTGCCCTGGCAGGCGGACATGGACAAGGCCGAGGACATGCTCGGCGATCCCTCCCGTTCCGATGGCGGTGCGCGCCCCGCGCCGGCGGAATAG
- a CDS encoding LrgB family protein, translating into MEAPLADVWVYLSASPLAALTFTLIAYQIGLALARRARLHPLVNPVLIAVALIAGLLIATDTPYETYFDGAQFVHFLLGPATVALAIPLYRQFDKVRRSAFAILASLLTGSVTAAASAVGLAALFEAAPETLASLAPKSVTAPVAMGISDALGGLPSLTAVLVILTGILGAALGPLVLDLVRVRDWRARGFAIGVAAHGIGTARALQVNETAGAFSGLAMGLNALATALLLPLLWRLVF; encoded by the coding sequence ATGGAGGCGCCGCTTGCCGACGTCTGGGTCTATCTCTCCGCGAGCCCGCTCGCCGCGCTGACCTTCACGCTGATCGCCTATCAGATCGGGCTCGCGCTTGCTCGCCGCGCGCGCCTGCATCCGCTGGTCAATCCGGTGCTGATCGCGGTGGCGCTCATCGCCGGGCTGTTGATCGCGACGGATACGCCCTATGAGACCTATTTCGACGGGGCGCAATTCGTGCATTTCCTGCTTGGCCCCGCGACCGTGGCGCTGGCAATCCCGCTCTACCGCCAGTTCGACAAGGTGCGGCGCTCCGCCTTCGCGATTCTCGCAAGCCTGCTGACGGGATCGGTGACGGCGGCGGCGTCAGCGGTCGGCCTCGCGGCACTCTTCGAGGCCGCGCCGGAAACGCTTGCCTCGCTCGCGCCGAAATCGGTGACGGCACCGGTCGCCATGGGCATCTCCGATGCGCTGGGCGGGCTGCCTTCGCTGACCGCCGTTCTTGTGATCCTGACCGGCATCCTGGGGGCCGCGCTCGGCCCGCTGGTGCTCGATCTCGTGCGGGTGCGCGACTGGCGGGCACGCGGCTTCGCAATCGGCGTCGCGGCCCATGGCATCGGGACCGCGCGGGCCTTGCAGGTCAACGAGACCGCCGGCGCCTTTTCAGGGCTTGCCATGGGGCTCAACGCGCTGGCGACCGCGCTGCTGCTGCCGCTGCTCTGGCGCCTCGTCTTCTGA
- a CDS encoding indolepyruvate ferredoxin oxidoreductase family protein: MNAITRPVTLDDKYVATHGRVYLSGIQALVRLPLDQARRDAQAGLRTGGFISGYRGSPLAGYDSELMRARRHTDAANIVFKPGVNEELGATAVWGSQKVGHHGKGSDYDGVFGIWYGKAPGVDRAGDVLRQANASGTAEHGGVLALAGDDHLAKSSILPAQSEFFFEHVEMPVLNPSDIQEVLDYGLHGIALSRFSGLWTGMICLADTMDASATISVDPRRLAFVHPREKDPRRHHDLNRVLLLGNRLETERLLRDIRVPAAQAYVRANGLDRVAFGATRPRIGLVATGKAYRDLRQALDLIGLTEAMARDIGLAIYKVAMPWPLEPTGVTEFARGLERLMVVEHKRAFLEPQIKELAYGWPDGARPRVWGKTRPDGTPFLTDVLELTVAELIPALLAFLPGEIVTSEMRAVAERMNKQVMWSQGHAERAARVPYFCSGCPHSTSTLVPDGARAMPGIGCHAMTEVAGRTTDGQIAMGGEGALWVGQSAFSNDTHVFANVGDGTYFHSAILAIRQAVASKVSITYKILYNDAVAMTGGQPVDGTLTVPQITRQLEAEGVERVVVVSEEPDAYLGRHDLAPGTDVVHRDELMAVQRDLQAVAGVTALVYDQTCAAEKRRRRKRGSFPDPDKRLFINDRVCEGCGDCSVQSNCLSVEPVATPFGEKRRINQSSCNKDFSCVKGFCPSFVFVEGAELRKAEAHGLDIDALVAALDPAPVAPLDVTLNALIAGIGGAGVTTLAAVLAMAAHIDGKQASTLDMTGLAQKGGPVTSHLRFSTADRAIEGPRVPTASLDLLIASDMVVATNAEQLALIDRSKTAGFANSRVAPTAEFVMKQTLSFDEARMRRTLEEACPLFVGQDVASLAEALFGDAIYANMMLVGMAHQAGRLPLGTAAIETAIRLNGAAVAKNLAAFRAGRVLFATPEAILAAMPSPEADEGPEEMELGDRIAYLARELTAYQDRAYAERFLAAIDRVRAADAQGGNGTMRLTRTAADMLYKVMAYKDEYEVARLYSDPAFKGKLAAQFKEPGKLKVMLAPPLISRALDPRTGRPKKIAFGPWVFTAFGLLAKLKGLRGGLFDPFGKSAERRAERALIASYLADLERIAGAVGCVNYGLLVEFARVPDLVRGFGPVKAANLEKAAAKRADLLARFDASGTMPHLEAAE; encoded by the coding sequence ATGAACGCCATCACCCGACCCGTGACGCTCGACGACAAATATGTGGCCACCCATGGCCGCGTCTATCTCAGCGGCATTCAGGCGCTGGTGCGCCTGCCGCTCGATCAGGCCCGGCGCGACGCGCAGGCCGGTTTGAGGACCGGCGGGTTCATCTCCGGCTATCGCGGCTCGCCGCTTGCCGGATACGACAGCGAACTGATGCGCGCGCGCCGGCACACGGACGCCGCGAACATCGTGTTCAAGCCCGGCGTCAACGAGGAACTGGGCGCCACCGCCGTGTGGGGCTCGCAGAAGGTCGGCCACCACGGCAAGGGCTCCGACTACGACGGTGTCTTCGGCATCTGGTACGGCAAGGCGCCGGGGGTCGACCGTGCCGGCGACGTGCTGCGGCAGGCCAACGCCAGCGGCACGGCCGAACACGGCGGCGTGCTGGCGCTCGCCGGCGACGATCACCTCGCCAAGTCGTCGATCCTGCCGGCGCAGTCGGAGTTCTTTTTCGAGCATGTCGAGATGCCGGTGCTCAATCCGTCCGACATTCAGGAAGTGCTCGACTACGGTCTGCACGGGATCGCCCTGTCGCGCTTTTCCGGCCTGTGGACGGGCATGATCTGCCTCGCAGACACGATGGACGCCTCGGCGACGATCTCGGTCGATCCGCGCCGCCTCGCCTTCGTTCACCCGCGGGAGAAGGATCCGCGCCGGCACCATGATCTCAACCGGGTGCTGCTGCTCGGCAACCGGCTGGAGACCGAGCGGCTGTTGCGCGACATCCGCGTGCCGGCCGCGCAGGCCTATGTGCGCGCCAACGGGCTCGACCGGGTGGCTTTCGGCGCCACGCGTCCGCGCATCGGTCTGGTGGCGACCGGCAAGGCCTATCGCGACCTGCGTCAGGCGCTCGACCTGATCGGCCTCACCGAGGCCATGGCCCGCGACATCGGACTGGCGATCTACAAGGTGGCGATGCCCTGGCCGCTGGAGCCGACCGGCGTCACCGAATTCGCCCGCGGGCTCGAGCGGCTGATGGTCGTGGAGCACAAGCGCGCCTTCCTCGAACCGCAGATCAAGGAGCTCGCCTACGGTTGGCCGGACGGCGCGCGGCCAAGGGTCTGGGGCAAGACGCGCCCTGACGGCACGCCGTTCCTGACCGACGTTCTGGAACTGACCGTCGCCGAACTGATCCCGGCGCTTCTCGCCTTCCTGCCGGGGGAGATTGTCACGTCCGAGATGCGCGCCGTCGCGGAGCGCATGAACAAGCAGGTGATGTGGTCGCAGGGTCATGCGGAGCGTGCCGCGCGCGTGCCCTATTTCTGTTCCGGCTGCCCGCATTCCACCTCCACGCTGGTGCCGGACGGCGCGCGCGCCATGCCGGGCATCGGCTGCCACGCCATGACCGAGGTCGCCGGGCGCACCACCGACGGGCAGATCGCCATGGGCGGCGAGGGCGCGCTGTGGGTCGGCCAGTCGGCCTTTTCCAACGACACCCATGTCTTCGCCAATGTCGGCGACGGCACCTACTTCCACTCCGCGATCCTGGCGATCCGCCAGGCGGTCGCCTCAAAGGTCTCGATCACCTACAAGATCCTCTACAACGACGCGGTGGCGATGACCGGCGGCCAGCCGGTCGACGGCACGCTGACCGTGCCGCAGATCACCCGCCAGCTCGAGGCGGAAGGGGTCGAGCGCGTCGTCGTCGTCAGCGAGGAGCCCGATGCCTATCTTGGCCGCCACGATCTGGCGCCGGGCACGGATGTGGTGCATCGCGACGAGCTGATGGCGGTGCAGCGTGATCTGCAGGCGGTCGCGGGCGTGACCGCGCTCGTCTACGACCAGACCTGTGCCGCGGAAAAGCGCCGGCGCCGCAAGCGCGGCAGTTTCCCCGATCCCGACAAGCGGCTCTTCATCAACGACCGCGTCTGCGAGGGCTGCGGCGACTGCTCGGTGCAGTCGAACTGCCTGTCGGTGGAGCCGGTCGCGACGCCCTTCGGCGAGAAGCGGCGGATCAACCAGTCCTCCTGCAACAAGGACTTCTCCTGCGTGAAGGGCTTTTGTCCCTCCTTCGTCTTCGTGGAGGGCGCGGAGCTGCGCAAGGCGGAGGCCCATGGCCTCGACATCGACGCGCTGGTCGCCGCGCTCGATCCGGCGCCGGTCGCGCCGCTCGACGTGACGCTCAACGCGCTGATCGCCGGGATCGGCGGGGCCGGCGTCACCACGCTGGCCGCCGTGCTCGCCATGGCCGCCCATATCGACGGCAAGCAGGCCTCGACGCTCGACATGACGGGTCTGGCTCAGAAGGGCGGTCCGGTGACCTCGCATCTGCGGTTTTCGACCGCCGACAGGGCGATCGAGGGGCCGCGCGTGCCGACCGCGAGCCTCGATCTGCTGATCGCCTCCGACATGGTGGTGGCGACCAATGCCGAACAGCTGGCGCTGATCGACCGGTCGAAGACCGCCGGCTTCGCCAATTCCCGCGTCGCGCCGACAGCGGAGTTCGTGATGAAGCAGACGCTCTCCTTCGACGAGGCGCGCATGCGTCGCACGCTGGAGGAGGCGTGTCCGCTCTTCGTCGGCCAGGATGTGGCGAGCCTCGCCGAGGCGCTCTTCGGCGATGCGATCTACGCCAACATGATGCTGGTGGGCATGGCGCATCAGGCCGGCCGCCTGCCGCTCGGCACGGCGGCCATCGAGACCGCGATCCGGCTCAACGGCGCGGCGGTGGCGAAGAACCTCGCCGCCTTCCGCGCGGGCCGGGTGCTCTTCGCGACGCCCGAGGCGATCCTCGCCGCGATGCCGTCGCCCGAGGCCGACGAGGGGCCGGAGGAGATGGAGCTCGGGGATCGTATCGCCTATCTGGCGCGCGAGCTCACGGCCTATCAGGACCGGGCCTACGCGGAGCGCTTCCTCGCGGCCATTGACCGGGTGCGGGCGGCGGACGCGCAAGGCGGCAACGGCACCATGCGGCTCACCCGCACGGCCGCCGACATGCTGTACAAGGTAATGGCCTATAAGGATGAATACGAGGTCGCCCGGCTTTATTCCGACCCCGCCTTCAAGGGGAAGCTCGCCGCCCAGTTCAAGGAGCCGGGTAAACTGAAAGTGATGCTCGCCCCGCCGCTGATCTCGCGCGCGCTCGATCCCAGGACCGGCCGGCCGAAGAAGATCGCCTTCGGGCCCTGGGTGTTTACCGCCTTCGGCCTGCTTGCGAAACTGAAGGGCCTGCGCGGCGGACTGTTCGACCCCTTCGGAAAGTCTGCGGAGCGGCGCGCCGAGCGGGCGCTGATCGCAAGCTATCTGGCGGACCTGGAGCGCATCGCCGGCGCGGTCGGCTGCGTCAACTACGGGCTTCTCGTGGAATTCGCCCGGGTGCCGGATCTGGTGCGCGGCTTCGGTCCCGTGAAGGCGGCCAATCTGGAGAAGGCGGCCGCAAAGCGGGCCGATCTGCTCGCGCGGTTCGACGCAAGCGGGACGATGCCGCATCTGGAGGCGGCCGAGTAG
- a CDS encoding VWA domain-containing protein produces MRETDGTHHGGAPPDGPTGEDDRRGRIADNIVHFARTLRRAGMPVGPASVVDAVEAVEIAGIRSREDLYWTLHAVFVRKREHRAVFDEAFRIYWKSRGLVEKLLSILSPVAPARSDPQKPKAGQTRVAQAFQATRQREAETEREELEIDARFTVSGREVLQTKDFAQMDADEIRAAKEALRRMVLPMEKIRRRRLIAAARGRVDPRRTLRASMRTGGAMIDLRHRKPDLRRPPVVALCDISGSMSQYTRILLHFFHALTEERRNVHTFLFGTRLTNVTRQLRMKDPDEALIACSEGVEDWSGGTRIATALHAFNRDWSRRVLSGGPIVLLVTDGLERDTDEDLAREMDRLHRSCRRLIWLNPLLRFEGFEARAKGVRAMLPHVDEFRAVHSLDAVADLCQALSGTTRRRPEVDPRTWLRAAGA; encoded by the coding sequence ATGCGCGAGACCGACGGCACACACCACGGCGGCGCGCCCCCGGACGGCCCGACGGGCGAGGACGACCGGCGCGGGCGCATCGCCGACAACATCGTGCATTTCGCCCGCACCCTGCGCCGCGCCGGGATGCCGGTGGGGCCGGCGAGCGTCGTGGATGCGGTCGAGGCGGTGGAAATCGCCGGGATCCGGAGCCGCGAGGATCTTTACTGGACGCTGCATGCCGTCTTCGTGCGCAAGCGCGAGCATCGCGCGGTCTTCGACGAGGCGTTTCGCATCTACTGGAAATCGCGCGGGCTTGTCGAAAAGCTCCTGTCGATCCTCTCGCCGGTCGCCCCGGCGCGCTCCGACCCGCAAAAGCCCAAGGCCGGACAGACCCGCGTCGCCCAGGCGTTTCAGGCGACCCGCCAACGCGAGGCCGAGACCGAGCGCGAGGAACTGGAGATCGACGCGCGCTTCACCGTGTCGGGCCGGGAGGTGTTGCAGACCAAGGACTTCGCGCAGATGGACGCGGACGAGATCCGTGCCGCGAAGGAGGCGCTGCGGCGCATGGTTCTGCCGATGGAGAAGATCCGCCGGCGCCGTCTGATCGCCGCTGCGCGCGGACGGGTCGACCCGCGCCGCACGCTGCGCGCCTCCATGCGCACCGGCGGCGCGATGATCGACCTGCGTCACCGAAAGCCGGACCTGCGCCGCCCTCCGGTCGTCGCGCTGTGCGACATCTCAGGCTCGATGAGCCAATACACACGCATCCTGCTGCATTTCTTTCATGCACTGACCGAGGAGCGGCGCAACGTCCACACCTTCCTGTTCGGCACGCGGCTGACCAATGTCACCCGCCAGTTGCGGATGAAGGACCCGGACGAGGCGCTGATCGCCTGCAGCGAGGGCGTCGAGGACTGGTCGGGCGGAACCCGGATCGCGACCGCGCTGCATGCCTTCAACCGGGACTGGTCGCGGCGTGTCCTGTCGGGCGGCCCCATCGTGCTCTTGGTCACCGACGGGCTCGAACGCGACACCGACGAGGATCTGGCGCGCGAGATGGACCGGCTGCACCGGTCCTGCCGGCGGCTGATCTGGCTCAATCCGCTCCTGCGCTTCGAGGGCTTCGAGGCCCGCGCCAAGGGCGTGCGCGCGATGCTGCCGCATGTCGACGAGTTCCGAGCGGTGCATTCCCTCGATGCGGTCGCCGACCTCTGCCAGGCCCTGTCGGGAACGACCAGGCGGCGCCCGGAGGTCGATCCGCGCACATGGTTGCGGGCCGCCGGCGCCTGA
- a CDS encoding flavin reductase family protein has protein sequence MDAESFREAMSRLGTAVHIATTDGPGGRCGTTVSAVTSVSDAPPTVLVCVNRRARINALIKANGLFAINTLPADAEELSNAFAGKGDLPLDDRFAMADWTKLTTGAPALAGARVTVDCRVTEISEIGTHSVIFGEIVDIALGERGPALIYLDRAYHRI, from the coding sequence GTGGACGCAGAATCCTTTCGCGAGGCGATGAGCCGCCTCGGCACGGCGGTGCATATCGCCACCACCGACGGCCCGGGCGGACGCTGCGGCACCACCGTGTCCGCCGTCACCTCGGTGTCGGACGCACCACCCACGGTGCTCGTCTGCGTCAACCGGCGGGCCCGCATCAACGCCCTCATCAAGGCCAACGGCCTGTTCGCCATCAACACGCTCCCGGCGGACGCGGAAGAGCTGTCCAACGCCTTCGCCGGCAAGGGCGACCTGCCGCTCGACGACCGCTTCGCCATGGCGGATTGGACGAAGCTGACCACCGGCGCCCCGGCGCTTGCCGGCGCGCGCGTCACCGTCGACTGCCGGGTGACGGAAATTTCCGAGATCGGCACGCATTCCGTGATCTTCGGCGAGATCGTCGACATCGCGCTCGGCGAGCGCGGGCCGGCGCTGATCTATCTCGACCGCGCCTATCACCGCATCTGA
- a CDS encoding SH3 domain-containing protein: protein MKSPVRPSFAVAPLALAALLLAGAAPPAGATSGPGCLRVVNVAQGDVLNMRAGASARSAIVDRLPPGRHGIIALRGPCIPTSRPWGQRWCPVTHSNGNAVIDGYVKARYVRDNDCP from the coding sequence ATGAAATCTCCGGTTCGCCCCTCTTTCGCGGTCGCCCCTCTGGCGCTCGCCGCCCTTCTCCTTGCCGGCGCGGCGCCCCCCGCCGGCGCCACCAGCGGCCCCGGCTGCCTGCGCGTGGTCAATGTCGCGCAAGGCGATGTCTTGAACATGCGCGCCGGCGCCTCGGCGCGCTCGGCCATCGTCGACCGCCTGCCGCCCGGCCGCCACGGCATCATCGCCCTGCGGGGCCCTTGCATCCCGACGTCCCGGCCCTGGGGGCAGCGCTGGTGCCCGGTGACGCATTCCAACGGCAATGCGGTCATCGATGGCTACGTCAAGGCGCGCTACGTGCGCGACAACGACTGCCCCTGA
- a CDS encoding P1 family peptidase produces the protein MPALRNLLTDVPGLRVGNAGDTRLKSGVTVVLPDAPVTASVAIQGGAPGTREAALLDPGFTVQQVDALVLSGGSAFGLDAGSGAQMELAAHGRGFAVGDVRVPIVPAAILFDLLNGGDKEWGETNPYAALGRAAVRAAAENFEIGTAGAGLGATTATLKGGLGSASVRLSSGATLGALVAVNALGSPIMGDGPHFWAAPFERDGEFGGLGLPAWTPDCATIRTKLDAMTEGANTTIAVIATDLDLDKSALKRLAVMAHDGFARALWPAHTPLDGDLVFALSTGKRPLTNPLAETVEAGAQAAAVMARAIARGVHAATPAPGDTLPTWKTRFAEGG, from the coding sequence ATGCCCGCCTTGCGCAATCTGCTCACCGACGTGCCCGGCCTCAGGGTCGGCAACGCGGGCGACACGCGGCTCAAGTCTGGCGTGACCGTGGTTCTGCCCGACGCGCCGGTCACCGCCTCGGTGGCGATCCAGGGCGGGGCGCCCGGCACGCGCGAGGCGGCCCTGCTCGATCCGGGTTTCACCGTGCAGCAGGTCGACGCGCTGGTGCTGTCGGGCGGCTCCGCCTTCGGCCTCGACGCGGGCTCCGGCGCGCAAATGGAATTGGCGGCACACGGGCGCGGCTTCGCCGTCGGCGACGTCCGCGTGCCGATCGTGCCGGCCGCGATCCTCTTCGATCTGCTGAACGGCGGCGACAAGGAGTGGGGCGAGACCAACCCCTATGCCGCGCTCGGCCGCGCCGCCGTGCGCGCCGCCGCGGAGAATTTCGAGATCGGGACGGCGGGCGCCGGCCTCGGCGCGACGACGGCCACCCTCAAGGGCGGGCTCGGCTCGGCCTCCGTGCGGCTGTCGAGCGGCGCGACGCTCGGCGCGCTGGTTGCCGTCAATGCGCTCGGCAGCCCGATCATGGGCGACGGACCCCACTTCTGGGCCGCGCCCTTCGAGCGCGACGGGGAGTTCGGCGGGCTCGGCCTGCCCGCGTGGACGCCGGACTGCGCCACCATACGCACCAAGCTCGACGCGATGACGGAGGGCGCCAATACGACCATCGCGGTCATCGCCACCGATCTCGATCTCGACAAGTCGGCGCTGAAACGGCTGGCGGTGATGGCGCATGACGGCTTCGCCCGGGCCCTGTGGCCGGCGCATACCCCGCTGGACGGGGATCTGGTCTTCGCCCTGTCGACGGGCAAACGCCCGCTAACGAACCCGCTCGCCGAGACGGTGGAGGCCGGCGCGCAAGCCGCCGCCGTCATGGCCCGCGCGATCGCGCGCGGCGTCCATGCGGCGACCCCCGCCCCCGGCGATACGCTCCCCACCTGGAAAACACGCTTCGCCGAGGGCGGCTGA